The following are encoded together in the Gemmatimonadaceae bacterium genome:
- a CDS encoding ATP-binding protein, translating into METGAESADAPLILVADDVEANVELLFDQLHVLGFRAIAATDGPGALAAAFAHHPDLCILDVAMPAGDLGCDDRDTGFEVCRRIKRDPRTARVPVIFVTALNDTTDRVKGIEAGGDDFLTKPHNRLVLGARVRSLLRLKSAMDALEESSRKLRELEKLRDDLMKMIVHDLKSPLTAVLATLEMLLDEDFGSLLEPQRSALVEAEGKAEDLLSLIEDLLEIRRIEETTVALKLEPIAPAAILNEVVYEWATRLRQAGATATVDVTDDAPVIEADKALLRRVFGNLVQNAVTHSATAVAIQLTARREGDGILFTVADNGPGIPPEYQDIIFRKFEQVHSPNAPHLGGSGLGLAFCKLVVGAHGGRIWVRSGGAGQGSAFHFTLPVHPPAPALLPPGSGPAVP; encoded by the coding sequence GTGGAGACGGGCGCGGAATCGGCTGATGCTCCTCTGATCCTCGTCGCCGACGACGTCGAGGCCAACGTCGAGCTGCTGTTCGACCAGCTCCACGTGTTGGGCTTTCGCGCCATCGCCGCCACCGACGGGCCTGGGGCGCTTGCCGCCGCGTTCGCTCATCACCCGGATCTGTGCATTCTCGACGTCGCGATGCCGGCCGGCGATCTCGGCTGCGACGACCGCGACACCGGGTTCGAGGTTTGCCGGCGCATCAAGCGCGATCCGCGCACCGCTCGCGTGCCCGTCATCTTCGTCACGGCGCTCAACGACACGACCGACCGCGTGAAGGGGATCGAGGCCGGCGGGGACGATTTTCTCACCAAGCCGCACAATCGCCTGGTGCTCGGTGCGCGCGTGCGCAGTCTACTGCGGCTCAAAAGCGCCATGGACGCGCTGGAGGAGAGTTCGCGCAAGCTGCGCGAGCTCGAGAAACTGCGCGACGATCTTATGAAGATGATCGTACACGACCTCAAGTCGCCGCTCACCGCCGTCCTGGCCACGCTGGAGATGCTCCTCGACGAGGACTTCGGCTCGCTGCTCGAGCCGCAGCGGAGCGCCCTCGTCGAGGCCGAGGGCAAGGCCGAGGATCTGCTCTCGCTCATCGAGGACCTGCTCGAGATCCGGCGGATCGAAGAAACGACGGTGGCGCTCAAGCTCGAGCCGATCGCACCCGCGGCGATACTCAACGAAGTCGTCTACGAGTGGGCCACCCGACTGCGGCAGGCCGGCGCCACCGCAACGGTGGACGTGACCGACGACGCGCCGGTGATCGAAGCCGACAAGGCACTTCTCCGCCGCGTGTTCGGCAACCTCGTGCAGAACGCCGTCACCCACTCCGCCACCGCCGTGGCCATTCAGCTCACGGCGCGGCGGGAGGGCGACGGCATCCTGTTCACCGTGGCCGATAACGGTCCAGGTATCCCGCCCGAGTATCAGGACATCATCTTCCGCAAGTTCGAACAGGTGCACAGCCCTAACGCGCCGCACCTCGGCGGGTCGGGGCTCGGCCTTGCCTTCTGCAAGCTGGTGGTGGGCGCGCACGGCGGCAGGATCTGGGTACGGAGCGGTGGAGCGGGCCAGGGCAGCGCCTTCCACTTCACCCTTCCCGTGCATCCTCCCGCGCCCGCACTCCTCCCGCCGGGATCCGGGCCGGCTGTCCCGTGA
- a CDS encoding cytidine deaminase, with product MTPRAVAPPDSDALVARTLGALRDEAARAMEAAYAPYSGFRVGAALLTPDAIIVAGCNVENASYPGGVCAERVALGSAVVRGYRQFLALAIATEAAEPTPPCGICRQALVEFSPDLVVLSVTRGGREARWTLAELLPHAFTPHSLDHSRH from the coding sequence GTGACTCCCCGTGCGGTAGCCCCGCCCGATTCCGACGCGCTGGTGGCGCGCACGCTCGGCGCGTTGCGCGACGAGGCGGCGCGGGCCATGGAAGCGGCGTATGCCCCCTACTCCGGGTTCCGCGTGGGCGCGGCGCTTCTCACGCCCGACGCGATCATTGTCGCGGGATGCAACGTCGAGAACGCGTCGTACCCGGGGGGCGTATGCGCCGAGCGCGTCGCCCTCGGCTCCGCGGTAGTGCGGGGGTATCGCCAGTTCCTCGCGTTGGCCATCGCCACCGAAGCGGCCGAGCCCACGCCGCCGTGCGGCATCTGCCGCCAGGCACTTGTCGAATTCAGCCCTGACCTCGTCGTGCTGAGCGTCACGCGGGGTGGGCGCGAGGCGCGCTGGACCCTGGCCGAACTGCTACCGCACGCCTTCACGCCGCATTCTCTCGATCACAGTCGTCACTAG